The following coding sequences are from one Dermacentor andersoni chromosome 5, qqDerAnde1_hic_scaffold, whole genome shotgun sequence window:
- the LOC126532278 gene encoding neprilysin-like, producing MYGIFSGDNPSAVKVCGNNDCVDHVATLSLAGNEDIVSPCQNFAQFVCSGVKNRYSYLAESVVEQMMFGQIDQIIRQHVTPSVFRRPSQMIRRCIDSNTRDESTMKFFVDFLRNKSFAWPTPDEENAFPDASSKNYSQPLKILLDLAVTWAMPIWFRCDLLFRRERRDRAVRLAPSPMGRVAKKFQDFVVSTNLYATYAQFIANIIFSLRKPTPSFASFVQRSRSMQEEIYNNLSVTLTNSVPKKVRLREMPLFVTGLTVNDWQRVLRTVYNVHPPITGHEVVFVTNHRLLDVICTLFEAYTPQEIAFHVVWWFAQIACTLSSRLLFNAISSVRLGSQVHSTYCAALAKAFYNILLAAASKADTSIQDQIMINNYLKNVKTVALEKLGSMKNIENLTNDKFLSMLKQTETVVWPSGSLASPEGLQLHYGPAHNGSNGLIGEVLETVRFQQRFIGTYEASVAAKIFFSTGTRLTSYDPAQNVIAVATDLLGPPFYYSSGTSAMIYGGLGFLYAMEVVVALNSMIALIRDNLTSTPTQPSNASFWVPSTCDNRDLLFPELPALALAHAAYLRFRDVDSDLPLKGLSYSPEQIFFISFCHATCLFYPNNTHFSPVCNEAAKNFAPFSRAFSCPKGSEMNPAMKCQYF from the coding sequence ATGTATGGAATCTTCAGTGGAGACAATCCAAGTGCCGTCAAAGTTTGCGGAAATAACGACTGCGTAGACCATGTGGCAACACTCAGCTTGGCCGGCAACGAGGACATCGTCAGTCCCTGCCAGAACTTTGCCCAATTTGTATGCTCTGGAGTAAAGAATAGGTACAGTTACTTGGCCGAAAGCGTCGTTGAGCAAATGATGTTCGGCCAAATAGATCAAATTATCAGGCAACATGTGACCCCTTCAGTCTTCCGCAGACCCTCCCAAATGATACGCAGATGCATCGACTCAAACACTCGGGACGAGAGCACGATGAAATTTTTCGTGGATTTTTTACGCAACAAGAGCTTCGCCTGGCCGACCCCTGATGAAGAAAACGCTTTCCCGGATGCCAGCTCTAAAAACTACTCGCAACCCCTGAAAATTTTGCTCGATCTCGCAGTGACGTGGGCGATGCCAATCTGGTTCCGTTGCGACCTCCTCTTTCGACGTGAGCGTAGGGACCGTGCAGTTAGGCTTGCTCCGTCTCCGATGGGGCGTGTAGCAAAAAAATTTCAGGATTTTGTAGTGAGCACCAACTTATACGCTACCTACGCTCAGTTTATAGCGAACATAATTTTCTCGCTTCGAAAGCCAACACCTTCGTTTGCTTCTTTTGTCCAGCGCAGTAGAAGCATGCAGGAAGAGATCTACAACAACTTGTCGGTCACTCTCACGAATTCTGTTCCAAAAAAAGTTCGATTGAGAGAGATGCCTTTGTTTGTGACAGGGCTCACGGTCAACGACTGGCAGAGGGTGCTGCGAACAGTCTATAATGTGCATCCTCCTATCACCGGCCACGAGGTAGTGTTTGTGACGAACCATCGGCTACTAGATGTCATCTGCACGCTCTTCGAAGCCTACACGCCGCAAGAAATTGCGTTTCACGTCGTGTGGTGGTTCGCTCAGATCGCATGTACCCTCTCGAGCCGGCTCCTGTTCAACGCCATCAGCAGTGTCCGGCTCGGAAGTCAGGTGCATTCCACATACTGCGCGGCTCTGGCCAAAGCGTTCTACAACATTTTGTTGGCGGCTGCGTCTAAAGCTGATACTTCTATCCAAGATCAGATTATGATAAATAACTACCTCAAAAACGTAAAGACAGTTGCTCTTGAAAAACTCGGATCTATGAAGAATATCGAGAACTTGACAAACGACAAATTCCTGAGCATGCTCAAGCAGACGGAAACTGTCGTCTGGCCCAGTGGCAGCTTAGCAAGCCCGGAAGGCTTGCAACTTCACTACGGTCCAGCGCATAACGGCTCCAACGGATTGATTGGTGAAGTGCTTGAGACAGTTCGTTTCCAGCAGCGCTTCATCGGAACATACGAAGCCAGTGTTGCCGCAAAGATATTTTTTTCTACAGGCACACGCCTGACTTCCTACGATCCCGCACAGAACGTCATCGCTGTGGCGACAGACCTGCTCGGGCCGCCTTTCTACTATTCTAGTGGCACCAGCGCCATGATATACGGCGGACTCGGCTTTCTTTACGCCATGGAGGTTGTGGTCGCATTGAACAGCATGATTGCTCTAATTCGCGACAACCTCACTTCGACCCCGACCCAGCCGTCAAATGCGAGCTTCTGGGTCCCATCAACGTGCGATAATCGCGATTTACTTTTTCCGGAGCTCCCAGCGCTTGCCTTGGCCCACGCGGCGTACCTACGCTTTCGTGATGTGGACTCTGACCTCCCTCTGAAAGGCTTGAGCTACAGCCCAGAACAGatatttttcatttccttttgccACGCTACGTGTTTGTTCTACCCGAACAATACCCATTTTTCTCCGGTCTGCAACGAAGCGGCCAAGAACTTCGCACCGTTTTCGAGAGCATTTTCCTGCCCGAAGGGTTCAGAAATGAATCCTGCAATGAAGTGTCAATATTTCTAG